A region of Flavobacterium album DNA encodes the following proteins:
- the pstC gene encoding phosphate ABC transporter permease subunit PstC has protein sequence MPKRRYIAEYFRRSWMLFALLIIIILPFAIGASLLYKSWPIVSAPGLFGDVLFGSDWMPMQGKFGLWPFIVNSIIITLTGLVLMIPVCLAAAIYITQFAPLWVKRMLRTVIDILAGIPSVIFGLWGIITIVPLISEWATGAGAENATGYSVFAAGVVIAVATIPFVLNMLIELFEAVSMELMEIGLSMGASKWQTIRDIIIKKIKHGIIASFTLGVSKAFGETIAVLMVVGNIVQIPKSVFDAGYPLPALLANNYGEMMSIPKYDSALMLSALILLIIVILFNYFAHKVIGHYHLKSS, from the coding sequence ATGCCAAAAAGAAGATATATAGCGGAGTATTTCCGGAGATCATGGATGCTCTTTGCATTGCTCATCATAATCATATTGCCGTTTGCCATCGGAGCATCACTGCTATACAAATCCTGGCCAATAGTTTCTGCGCCGGGATTGTTTGGTGATGTCCTTTTCGGGTCGGACTGGATGCCCATGCAGGGTAAGTTCGGTTTGTGGCCGTTTATCGTCAATTCCATTATCATTACCCTTACTGGGCTGGTGCTGATGATTCCCGTCTGCCTTGCCGCAGCGATCTATATTACGCAGTTCGCACCACTATGGGTAAAGCGGATGTTACGAACGGTAATCGACATTTTAGCAGGTATACCATCGGTCATTTTCGGGCTGTGGGGTATCATAACCATAGTCCCTCTTATATCAGAATGGGCAACAGGAGCCGGTGCAGAAAATGCCACCGGCTATTCTGTTTTTGCGGCAGGCGTGGTTATTGCAGTGGCTACCATACCTTTTGTGCTCAATATGCTCATCGAATTGTTCGAAGCGGTTTCTATGGAGTTGATGGAGATAGGCCTTTCAATGGGAGCCAGCAAATGGCAGACAATCAGGGATATTATCATCAAAAAGATAAAGCACGGCATCATTGCCTCGTTTACGCTCGGGGTCAGTAAGGCCTTTGGCGAAACCATTGCAGTGCTGATGGTAGTAGGGAACATTGTCCAGATACCCAAGAGCGTATTCGATGCGGGTTACCCTTTGCCGGCATTATTGGCAAATAACTATGGCGAAATGATGTCGATACCAAAATACGATTCGGCACTGATGCTTTCTGCACTTATCCTATTGATCATCGTAATCCTGTTCAATTACTTTGCACACAAGGTAATCGGGCATTATCACCTAAAAAGCAGTTAA
- a CDS encoding PstS family phosphate ABC transporter substrate-binding protein — protein sequence MKKTITIALSAVMLVGLLNSCGKKEAEKNADGTAKIEGTITMSGAFALYPLANVWAEEFRKEYPDVKFNISGGGAGKGMTDMLNGAADIAMYSKEISKIETDQGAYGFAVTKDAVIPTISASNPLLAQLKAEGLTRDELAAIFLKDGKQNWKKSTEKVNVYTRSDAAGAAETWAKYLGGKAQEELKGIAVFGDPGLADAVKKDKNGIGYNNVIYAYDINSGKKYLGLEVLPIDVNGNGKIDAEENFYESLGDITKAIADGRYPSPPARELFLVTKGKPASPAVKAFLNWVLTKGQNFVVSNGYILLEKDNIEKQIKKL from the coding sequence ATGAAAAAAACAATTACTATCGCCTTATCAGCTGTTATGCTGGTTGGCTTATTAAATTCCTGCGGAAAAAAAGAAGCAGAGAAAAATGCTGACGGAACTGCAAAGATAGAAGGTACAATTACAATGTCGGGTGCGTTCGCGCTTTACCCGCTGGCAAATGTATGGGCTGAGGAATTCCGTAAAGAATACCCGGATGTGAAATTCAATATATCCGGTGGTGGTGCCGGTAAAGGTATGACCGACATGCTGAATGGTGCAGCAGATATCGCCATGTATTCAAAAGAGATCAGTAAAATAGAGACCGACCAGGGCGCTTATGGCTTTGCAGTTACCAAAGATGCCGTGATACCTACTATTTCTGCAAGCAATCCATTATTGGCACAATTAAAAGCAGAAGGCCTTACCCGCGATGAGCTGGCTGCTATATTCCTCAAGGACGGCAAGCAGAACTGGAAAAAATCTACAGAAAAAGTAAATGTATATACCCGCTCCGATGCCGCCGGAGCTGCGGAAACATGGGCAAAATACCTTGGCGGAAAAGCCCAGGAAGAGCTTAAGGGCATTGCTGTTTTTGGAGATCCGGGCCTTGCTGATGCTGTTAAGAAAGACAAGAACGGTATTGGCTACAACAATGTAATTTATGCTTATGACATTAACAGCGGCAAAAAATACCTGGGTCTTGAGGTACTGCCTATCGATGTTAACGGTAACGGCAAGATCGATGCGGAAGAAAATTTCTACGAATCACTTGGCGACATCACTAAAGCTATTGCTGACGGAAGGTACCCTTCTCCACCGGCACGTGAGCTTTTCCTGGTTACCAAAGGCAAGCCTGCATCGCCTGCTGTTAAGGCATTCCTTAACTGGGTACTTACAAAAGGGCAAAATTTTGTAGTAAGTAACGGTTACATACTGCTTGAAAAAGACAACATCGAGAAGCAGATAAAAAAATTATAG
- a CDS encoding FAD/NAD(P)-binding protein, with protein MKKIGIIGGGFTGTMTAVHLIERSAACEITIFNEAATFTRGTAYTPYSDKHLLNVITSKMSAYPGNPDHFLDWVMERPDFKDLDRKLIANAFMPRAIYGKYLTEVWDSALENADGKCIVNVVDQQVTDLDVNNSFITLKLDNGDSMMFDYCVIASGNNAPRNPRIKSPGFYNSPNYFQNPWKEESVLNLTQKPVLIVGNGLTMVDTVISLTEQGFKGEIHSISPNGFNILPHRHIGMKYSKLAEEIKEGMTLLEIVSLANKHIKIAREYGVSAEPVIDSFRPYTQKIWHNFSDREKTTFMSRLRHLWGTARHRIPMHSYEKLQKLQAEGRLHIHSGNLIDINENSNGIEVEYRDRNDGVTKMMTVGRIINCTGPESDFSKLESGLLKNCVDNNILKQDALKLGIVTDIHTYGIIGPDGNAYQNLFTIGGNLRGELWETTAVHDLREQAEKLSQSLASKIMAESAELIS; from the coding sequence ATGAAAAAAATCGGCATCATAGGAGGAGGCTTTACAGGTACAATGACGGCAGTGCACCTTATTGAAAGATCGGCTGCATGCGAGATCACAATATTCAATGAAGCTGCGACTTTTACGCGTGGAACGGCCTACACTCCATATTCCGATAAGCACCTGCTTAACGTGATTACGTCGAAAATGAGCGCCTATCCCGGAAATCCCGATCATTTCCTGGACTGGGTAATGGAACGCCCCGACTTTAAGGACCTGGACAGGAAGCTTATTGCCAATGCCTTCATGCCGCGTGCAATATATGGTAAATACCTAACCGAAGTTTGGGATAGTGCCCTTGAGAATGCCGACGGCAAATGTATTGTTAACGTTGTAGACCAACAGGTTACCGACCTTGATGTGAATAACAGCTTTATCACTCTTAAACTGGATAATGGTGACAGCATGATGTTTGATTACTGCGTGATCGCTTCAGGAAATAACGCTCCCCGCAATCCGCGAATCAAAAGCCCCGGATTTTACAACAGCCCAAATTACTTCCAGAATCCGTGGAAAGAAGAATCGGTCCTCAACCTTACTCAAAAACCGGTACTTATAGTTGGTAATGGCCTTACTATGGTAGATACCGTGATCAGCCTCACCGAACAAGGGTTTAAAGGGGAGATCCACTCGATATCGCCAAACGGATTCAATATACTGCCACACAGGCATATCGGCATGAAATACAGTAAGCTCGCCGAAGAAATAAAAGAAGGCATGACGCTTTTGGAAATCGTGAGCCTTGCCAACAAACACATTAAGATCGCCCGTGAATATGGCGTGAGCGCCGAACCGGTTATCGATTCGTTCAGGCCGTATACCCAAAAGATATGGCACAATTTCTCTGACAGGGAAAAAACCACTTTCATGTCGCGCCTGAGGCATTTATGGGGAACGGCGCGCCACAGGATACCGATGCACTCTTACGAAAAACTACAAAAGCTCCAGGCTGAAGGCAGGCTGCACATACATTCAGGCAACCTTATAGATATTAACGAGAATTCAAACGGTATCGAAGTAGAATACCGTGACAGAAATGACGGTGTTACCAAAATGATGACTGTCGGAAGGATAATCAATTGTACAGGGCCTGAAAGTGACTTTTCAAAGCTGGAAAGCGGTTTGCTTAAAAACTGCGTAGACAACAATATCCTGAAACAGGATGCCCTGAAGCTCGGTATTGTTACCGATATTCATACATATGGTATTATTGGGCCTGACGGAAATGCGTACCAAAACCTGTTCACTATTGGAGGCAACCTGAGGGGTGAGCTATGGGAAACTACAGCAGTGCATGACCTTAGGGAGCAGGCCGAAAAGCTGTCACAAAGCTTGGCTTCAAAGATCATGGCGGAGAGCGCTGAACTAATATCTTAA
- a CDS encoding alpha/beta hydrolase: protein MKKHAKGTVTEFTIEAPQLGREKTIWVYLPYNYNESEDRFPVIYMHDGQNVFDHAESQKREWHVEEKLNDLHSEAIIIGIEHGGSTHRIDEMTPYKNEKYGGGHADDYLAFITDTLKPYVDMHYRTLPDKETTTIFGSSVGGLISFYALLKFPDMFGNAGVFSPSFWFSEEIFKLIETVGLIEGRIYLMAGDHESTAMVPDLEHMEQLLLERVNHKEQVYKKIVHGGHHNEKLWRKEFKEAYLWLINK from the coding sequence ATGAAAAAACACGCAAAAGGTACGGTTACCGAATTTACCATTGAGGCCCCACAGTTAGGGCGCGAGAAGACAATTTGGGTATACCTGCCCTACAATTATAATGAAAGCGAAGATCGTTTCCCGGTTATCTATATGCATGACGGGCAGAACGTATTTGACCACGCCGAATCCCAGAAGCGGGAATGGCATGTAGAAGAGAAGCTTAACGACCTGCATTCGGAGGCCATTATTATTGGCATTGAACATGGCGGGAGTACGCACCGCATTGACGAAATGACGCCTTACAAGAATGAAAAATACGGCGGCGGCCATGCGGATGATTATCTTGCTTTCATTACAGATACGCTAAAGCCTTACGTTGATATGCATTACCGTACTTTGCCTGATAAAGAAACTACCACCATATTCGGAAGCTCAGTAGGAGGCCTGATCTCGTTTTATGCATTGCTGAAATTCCCGGATATGTTTGGCAATGCCGGGGTCTTCTCCCCTTCATTCTGGTTTAGTGAAGAAATATTCAAACTGATAGAAACGGTTGGGCTAATCGAAGGCCGTATCTATCTAATGGCGGGTGATCATGAGAGCACTGCTATGGTGCCCGACCTTGAGCATATGGAACAATTGCTTCTTGAGCGGGTTAATCATAAAGAGCAGGTATATAAGAAGATAGTACACGGCGGGCACCATAATGAGAAGCTGTGGCGAAAAGAATTTAAGGAGGCATATTTATGGCTTATTAATAAATAG
- a CDS encoding DUF2625 domain-containing protein produces the protein MKIFQVILFLISLKLSAQNMKPVEQLINTAEPGWVLVNEWIGEAKNKIEVLPANTEKAKEALYSLQITTRSPMGAIVYSSGGILIDNGWIRILGSGSEKLNRSLPEWNKGKAFDEFGKSGRFMLIADDAVGGFFILNGGGLGTDIGKIYYLAPDSLEYEPLDMTYTEFLIFCFNNDLNEFYNGFRWNNWKDEVSSLDGDKVLSFYPYLWTKEGKDININSRKAVSIEEHYFLTLDFRKQLGLD, from the coding sequence ATGAAAATATTTCAAGTAATATTATTTCTAATTTCACTTAAATTATCAGCGCAAAATATGAAGCCTGTAGAACAGCTTATTAACACCGCAGAACCTGGATGGGTATTGGTAAATGAGTGGATCGGTGAAGCGAAAAATAAAATTGAAGTTCTGCCTGCGAATACCGAAAAAGCTAAAGAAGCACTCTATAGCCTACAAATTACTACGCGCTCGCCAATGGGTGCGATTGTTTATAGTTCAGGCGGTATTTTAATTGATAATGGATGGATTAGGATTCTTGGTTCAGGAAGTGAGAAACTGAATCGATCTCTTCCTGAATGGAATAAAGGAAAAGCTTTTGATGAATTTGGAAAATCCGGAAGATTTATGTTGATTGCTGATGATGCAGTGGGAGGCTTTTTTATTTTAAATGGCGGAGGTTTAGGAACTGATATTGGGAAGATATATTATCTTGCCCCTGACAGCCTTGAATATGAACCCTTAGACATGACATATACAGAATTTTTAATTTTCTGTTTCAATAATGACTTGAATGAGTTTTACAATGGGTTTCGTTGGAATAATTGGAAAGATGAAGTTTCTAGTCTTGATGGAGATAAGGTTTTATCATTCTATCCCTACCTTTGGACAAAAGAGGGAAAAGACATAAATATAAACTCAAGAAAAGCAGTATCAATCGAAGAGCATTATTTTCTTACTCTTGATTTTAGAAAGCAATTAGGGTTAGATTAG
- a CDS encoding PstA family ABC transporter permease encodes MSKKKHLEEKIVKAILFLFTLTIVIVLFSIIFGIFAKGIPALNWQMLTEVPKGGYYFGKEGGILNAIIGSLYLALGASLLALLISIPATLFIHTYLFSHPKWQKKIRLWLDVLLGVPAIVYGAFGFNLMLLFGWQSSLLAAIITVALLISPVMIRSMDESIQYVSKGLYESALSLGYFKGETGFRFLLKQSMPGVTTAFLLALGKGIGDTASVLFTAGYTDYIPESLNEPAATLPLAVFFQLSSPIPEVKARAYAAAAVLIMIILVISVASRMISNKLSKNRIR; translated from the coding sequence ATGAGTAAGAAAAAACATTTAGAAGAAAAAATTGTAAAAGCGATACTGTTCCTGTTTACGCTAACCATTGTTATAGTGCTTTTCAGTATTATTTTTGGCATTTTTGCCAAAGGCATCCCGGCACTCAACTGGCAGATGCTTACCGAAGTCCCTAAAGGTGGATACTATTTCGGAAAAGAAGGCGGCATACTGAATGCCATTATCGGCTCACTATACCTTGCTTTAGGGGCTTCGCTGCTGGCATTGCTTATCAGCATACCGGCAACGTTGTTTATCCACACCTACCTTTTTTCGCACCCCAAATGGCAGAAAAAGATCCGTTTATGGCTCGATGTGCTTTTGGGTGTGCCCGCTATTGTGTATGGAGCTTTCGGCTTTAACCTGATGCTGCTTTTCGGCTGGCAAAGCTCCCTGCTTGCGGCTATCATAACCGTTGCATTGCTCATAAGCCCTGTAATGATTCGCTCTATGGACGAATCGATACAATATGTTTCGAAAGGGCTTTACGAGTCGGCGCTGTCATTGGGCTATTTTAAAGGGGAGACCGGGTTCCGTTTTCTACTGAAGCAGTCCATGCCCGGTGTAACAACGGCTTTCCTGTTGGCACTTGGAAAAGGAATAGGCGATACCGCCTCAGTTCTCTTTACTGCAGGCTATACAGACTATATACCCGAAAGCCTTAACGAGCCTGCCGCAACATTACCACTGGCCGTTTTCTTCCAGCTTAGCTCGCCGATACCCGAAGTAAAAGCACGTGCTTATGCAGCAGCAGCTGTACTGATAATGATCATACTTGTAATAAGCGTTGCCTCAAGGATGATCAGCAATAAACTTTCAAAAAACAGAATACGATGA
- a CDS encoding RrF2 family transcriptional regulator, whose amino-acid sequence MMSKKCKYALKALIYLAKKQGKGNVFTADIAADENIPKKFLEQILLVLKRAGYVGSQTGYGGGYFISKPPATISVADIHRLFDGAIALVPCVAFDYYQQCADCNDEVTCTMRREFMKIKEQTRLVMKETSIASFLEP is encoded by the coding sequence ATGATGTCGAAAAAATGTAAATATGCCCTCAAGGCGCTGATATACCTTGCCAAAAAGCAGGGAAAAGGCAACGTATTTACGGCAGATATCGCAGCCGATGAAAATATCCCTAAAAAATTCCTCGAACAGATATTGCTTGTCCTTAAGCGTGCCGGCTATGTTGGCAGCCAGACAGGCTATGGCGGCGGGTATTTTATCAGTAAGCCGCCAGCAACTATATCTGTAGCCGATATCCACAGGCTTTTTGACGGTGCCATCGCGCTTGTTCCTTGTGTTGCTTTCGATTATTACCAACAATGTGCCGATTGTAATGACGAAGTGACCTGTACCATGCGGAGGGAGTTCATGAAAATTAAGGAACAGACCCGACTGGTTATGAAGGAAACCAGCATAGCTTCGTTTTTAGAGCCCTGA
- a CDS encoding alginate export family protein: MLFTAGSAFAQEPVKVTATDSVKTETVTAPAKEEPARTSYYVEAGTYGTKRETDPPGYVRNIGQSGIAEKLTWLDAGFDYRFRGEYRNNDIRRPDSHSTDYPILYKGKLYIGIKNIIDPLRLVLEMQDSDRSNGKYPLDNRDVNKREMIQGFAELYFKKALGTDALGNNRPFMIRYGRQAFEFLDRRLIGQNLWRNTTNNFLGFRAALGQDKNDWQLDLLALRPIVRVIDDRDHADNDRQFGAAIGHWRKWSDVITIEPYYMGLRQDRRIGYRQIHSPGVRLYGFVNKAWNYDFTGTYQFGDDQGKRQDAYMITAEVGYRFQHSWKPRVSMFFGYVTGDKDPNDKKTNRFERFYGFARPWSGDDYIIPENVVTPKLKVEFEPVKGYKIDMGYSFYWLQSSKDRFNNLLAGTGNRDTTGQSGKFLGHGFDSRLQFKPLKFMDANIGYMYFSTGEFVQNRQDAANGEHAGASNFAYIELTFNALDIFIKKNKK, encoded by the coding sequence ATGTTATTTACAGCCGGCAGTGCCTTTGCGCAGGAGCCTGTTAAAGTAACAGCCACCGATAGTGTAAAAACCGAGACTGTTACAGCACCGGCAAAAGAGGAGCCTGCCAGGACATCCTATTACGTTGAAGCGGGTACTTACGGGACCAAAAGGGAAACCGACCCACCAGGCTATGTAAGGAACATTGGCCAGTCGGGTATTGCCGAAAAGCTTACATGGCTGGATGCAGGCTTTGACTACAGGTTTAGGGGCGAATACAGGAACAACGATATCAGGAGGCCGGACAGCCACAGCACTGATTATCCTATCCTCTACAAAGGGAAATTATATATAGGCATTAAAAATATTATCGACCCGCTCAGGCTCGTGCTGGAGATGCAGGACAGCGACAGGTCGAACGGTAAATACCCGCTTGATAACCGCGACGTTAACAAACGGGAAATGATACAGGGCTTTGCCGAGCTTTACTTCAAAAAAGCGCTCGGCACCGACGCACTGGGTAACAACCGCCCATTCATGATTAGGTACGGCCGCCAGGCTTTCGAATTCCTGGACAGGAGGCTTATTGGACAGAATTTATGGAGGAATACTACCAATAACTTCCTTGGTTTCAGGGCCGCTTTAGGGCAGGATAAGAATGACTGGCAGCTCGACCTTCTTGCACTCCGCCCCATAGTAAGGGTAATTGACGACCGGGATCACGCAGATAATGACAGGCAGTTTGGCGCCGCTATTGGCCACTGGAGAAAATGGTCGGATGTAATAACCATCGAGCCTTATTACATGGGCCTCAGGCAGGACAGGAGGATAGGGTACCGCCAGATTCATTCACCGGGAGTACGGCTTTACGGATTCGTGAACAAGGCGTGGAACTACGACTTTACCGGTACCTACCAGTTTGGTGACGATCAGGGAAAAAGACAGGACGCTTACATGATAACAGCCGAAGTGGGGTACAGGTTCCAGCATTCATGGAAGCCGAGGGTTAGCATGTTCTTTGGCTATGTAACTGGAGATAAAGACCCTAATGATAAAAAAACGAACAGGTTCGAGCGTTTCTACGGATTCGCGAGGCCGTGGTCAGGCGATGATTATATCATACCTGAAAACGTAGTGACCCCCAAACTGAAAGTAGAATTTGAGCCTGTTAAAGGCTATAAAATAGATATGGGCTACAGCTTCTACTGGCTGCAAAGTTCAAAAGACCGTTTCAACAACCTGCTTGCAGGCACAGGGAACCGTGACACAACAGGCCAGAGCGGTAAGTTCCTGGGCCACGGTTTCGATTCCAGATTGCAATTCAAGCCGCTTAAATTCATGGATGCCAACATTGGTTATATGTACTTCTCAACCGGAGAATTTGTGCAGAACAGGCAGGATGCAGCGAATGGAGAACACGCAGGGGCGTCAAATTTTGCCTACATCGAGCTGACGTTTAATGCACTCGACATATTCATTAAGAAAAATAAAAAATAA
- a CDS encoding VOC family protein, whose protein sequence is MNTLAYFEIQATDVQKAKAFYEAVFGWNFVKEEFFPIEYYRIETENMFGGLLQRPADVPPMGYGTNAFTCSMMVETFDYTAEKILSNGGRVAMAKFSVPGRCWQGYFLDTDNNTFGIFEVNENAGK, encoded by the coding sequence ATGAACACACTTGCATATTTTGAGATCCAGGCTACTGACGTGCAGAAAGCTAAAGCCTTTTATGAAGCTGTTTTTGGATGGAATTTTGTAAAAGAAGAATTTTTCCCAATAGAATATTACCGCATAGAAACAGAAAATATGTTTGGCGGATTGCTGCAGCGCCCTGCAGATGTCCCACCCATGGGTTATGGTACCAATGCTTTTACCTGCTCTATGATGGTGGAAACCTTTGATTACACTGCCGAAAAGATACTTAGCAACGGCGGACGTGTAGCCATGGCAAAGTTTTCAGTGCCGGGAAGGTGCTGGCAGGGCTACTTTTTGGATACTGATAATAATACATTCGGCATTTTTGAGGTTAACGAAAACGCCGGAAAGTGA
- a CDS encoding excinuclease ABC subunit B, translating into MNTYEEKLSLLTEMISFAKIDGEIHERELAFLSIVAAQLKIEKPVFESLFEHPAEKVVIKSEHQRILQFYRLALLMHADGVLHDNEQVAIREMGINMGLSPFAMKGVLNEMQRSPTGLIDPDMLLALFRAQQN; encoded by the coding sequence ATGAACACGTATGAAGAAAAATTAAGCTTGTTGACCGAAATGATCTCCTTTGCAAAGATCGATGGTGAAATACATGAAAGGGAACTCGCTTTTCTCTCTATTGTAGCAGCACAGCTTAAAATTGAAAAACCTGTTTTTGAAAGCCTTTTCGAACATCCTGCTGAAAAAGTGGTCATCAAAAGCGAGCATCAGAGGATTCTACAGTTTTACAGGCTGGCATTGCTGATGCATGCTGATGGTGTATTGCATGATAACGAGCAGGTTGCTATCCGTGAAATGGGCATTAACATGGGGCTTAGCCCTTTCGCCATGAAAGGTGTGCTGAATGAAATGCAGCGGTCGCCTACCGGCCTTATTGATCCCGATATGCTGCTGGCCTTATTCAGGGCGCAGCAGAATTAG
- the uvrB gene encoding excinuclease ABC subunit UvrB: protein MKFNVVSDYKPTGDQPEAIRQLTAGINEGEKFQTLLGVTGSGKTFTMANVIQNVEKPTLVLAHNKTLAAQLYSEFKQFFPNNAVEYFVSYYDYYQPEAYIPVTGLYIEKDLSINEELEKMRLSTTSSLLSGRRDIIVVASVSCLYGIGNPVEFQKNVVSIKRGEMISRTKLLHRLVQSLYARTEADFTPGTFRIKGDTVEVFPSYGDEPFRIHFFGDEIEDIEAFDKATSKVIEKYDRLNIYPANMFVTSPDVLQGAIWEIQQDLVKQVDYFKEIGKHLEAKRLEERTNFDLEMIRELGYCSGIENYSRYLDRRLPGTRPFCLLDYFPKDFLMVIDESHVTVSQVHAMYGGDRSRKENLVEFGFRLPAAMDNRPLKFEEFEAMQNQVVYVSATPADYELQKSGGVYVEQVIRPTGLLDPIIEIRPSLNQIDDLIEEIQQRVELDERVLVTTLTKRMAEELAKYLTKVSIRCRYIHSEVDTLERVEIMTDLRKGLFDVLIGVNLLREGLDLPEVSLVAILDADKEGFLRSNRSLIQTVGRAARNVNGKAIMYADKITDSMQRTIDETNYRREKQHNYNIANGIVPQALNKKIEKSVLGKSNAYKLEEAPKIAAEPDTTYMTKIDIEKIIREKRKSMEKAAKELDFLQAAKLRDEIKVLQERV from the coding sequence ATGAAATTCAATGTAGTATCTGACTATAAGCCTACCGGGGACCAGCCTGAAGCAATACGGCAGCTGACCGCAGGCATTAATGAAGGAGAGAAATTCCAGACCCTGCTTGGGGTAACAGGTTCGGGTAAGACCTTTACCATGGCCAATGTGATACAAAATGTGGAAAAACCCACATTGGTACTGGCGCACAACAAGACACTGGCGGCACAGCTGTACAGTGAGTTTAAGCAATTCTTCCCCAACAATGCAGTGGAGTACTTTGTATCCTATTACGACTACTACCAGCCCGAAGCCTACATACCCGTGACAGGGCTTTATATAGAAAAAGACCTTTCGATAAATGAGGAGCTCGAGAAGATGCGTCTTAGTACTACCTCCTCCCTACTCTCCGGCCGCCGCGATATTATCGTGGTCGCGTCGGTGTCCTGCCTCTACGGTATCGGTAACCCGGTAGAGTTCCAGAAAAATGTGGTGTCGATAAAACGCGGCGAAATGATATCGCGTACCAAGCTGCTGCACCGCCTCGTACAAAGCCTGTATGCGCGTACCGAAGCCGACTTTACACCCGGGACTTTCCGCATCAAGGGTGATACTGTGGAAGTATTCCCGAGCTATGGTGACGAACCGTTCCGTATCCATTTTTTTGGCGATGAGATAGAGGATATAGAAGCGTTTGACAAAGCAACTTCTAAAGTTATTGAGAAATACGACCGCCTGAACATTTACCCGGCCAACATGTTCGTTACCAGCCCCGATGTGCTGCAGGGCGCCATTTGGGAAATACAGCAGGACCTCGTAAAGCAAGTGGATTACTTTAAGGAAATAGGCAAGCACCTAGAAGCAAAAAGGCTTGAGGAGCGTACTAACTTTGACCTCGAGATGATACGCGAACTGGGGTATTGCTCGGGTATTGAGAACTATTCACGCTACCTTGACCGCAGGCTACCCGGCACACGCCCCTTCTGCCTGCTGGATTATTTTCCGAAAGACTTCCTGATGGTGATCGATGAAAGCCACGTGACTGTAAGCCAGGTGCATGCGATGTACGGCGGTGACCGTTCGCGCAAGGAAAACCTTGTGGAATTCGGTTTCCGGCTACCGGCCGCGATGGATAACCGCCCGCTGAAATTCGAGGAATTTGAAGCCATGCAGAACCAGGTAGTGTACGTGAGCGCGACCCCTGCTGATTATGAATTACAGAAAAGTGGCGGTGTGTATGTAGAGCAGGTCATACGCCCAACCGGATTGCTTGACCCTATTATCGAGATACGCCCAAGCCTGAACCAGATAGACGACCTTATTGAAGAGATCCAACAGCGCGTGGAGCTTGACGAGCGTGTGCTTGTTACGACACTGACCAAGCGTATGGCCGAAGAGCTCGCCAAATACCTGACGAAGGTCTCCATTCGTTGCCGCTACATCCATAGCGAAGTGGATACGCTGGAACGTGTGGAGATAATGACCGACCTCCGTAAAGGGTTGTTCGATGTGCTCATCGGGGTAAATCTGCTGCGTGAGGGCTTGGACTTACCAGAGGTATCACTGGTAGCCATACTGGATGCCGATAAAGAAGGTTTCCTGCGCTCTAACCGGTCATTAATACAGACCGTAGGCCGCGCGGCGCGTAACGTGAATGGTAAAGCCATCATGTATGCCGACAAGATAACCGACAGTATGCAGCGCACCATTGACGAGACCAACTACCGCCGCGAAAAGCAGCATAACTACAATATTGCCAACGGCATTGTACCGCAGGCGCTGAACAAGAAGATCGAGAAGTCGGTTCTTGGCAAAAGCAATGCCTACAAGCTGGAAGAAGCCCCTAAGATCGCCGCCGAACCTGATACTACGTACATGACGAAGATCGACATTGAGAAGATCATCCGTGAGAAGCGCAAGTCGATGGAAAAGGCTGCGAAAGAGCTGGACTTTTTACAGGCTGCGAAATTGAGGGATGAGATAAAGGTGTTGCAGGAGAGGGTTTAG